CTTGCCCTTAAGCGGCTCGTGGCTCTGGCCATTGCGCAGCATGGTCTTCAGTTCAATGGCGCGCTGGACCAGGTAGCCCAGCTCGTCGGGGGTCAGGTCATTGAGAGTCAGGAAATGCCTGCTCATGCGACCTCCTGTGCGTTGGCAAAGGAATGAATGATGGCAGACAAGCCGTCTACCAGCGTTTGCATTTCGGCATCATTGATCACCAGTGGCGGCAGCAACCGAATCACCGAACCAGCGGTAACATTGATCAGCAGGCCGGCCTCCCGTGCACTGGCTACCAGCTCGCCACAGGGGCGATCCAGCTGGATGCCGAGCATCAGGCCTTTCTGGCGAATTTCGGTCACCAGGGCGACGTCGGCAAGCGCGGCCTGGAATGCGGCCTTGAGTTGCGCTCCTTTGGTGGCCACATCACCAATTACCTCATTGGTCAGGGTGTTGACCACGGTCAGGGCAGTGGCACAGCCAAGAGGGTTGCCCCCGTAGGTACTGCCATGGGTGCCGGGGCTCAACACGTCGGCGGCCTTGCCGGCGACCAGGCAGGCCCCAATGGGGAAGCCATTACCGAGGCCTTTCGCGGTGGTCAACACGTCAGGAAGAACGCCATCGCCCATGCAGGCAAAGTAGTGGCCGGTACGGCCATTACCAGACTGGATTTCATCCAGCATCAATAGCCAGTCCTGCTGGTCGCACAGCTGGCGCAGCGCCTGCAGGTAACCCGCATCAGGAATATTGATACCGCCTTCGCCTTGCACCGGCTCCACCAGCACCGCAACAATCTCGTTGCTGGTTGCCAGCGCTTCAACCGCAGCCACATCATTGAACGGCACACGGACAAAGCCTTCCACCAGTGGTGTAAAGCCTTCCTGAACCTTGCTGTTGCCGGTGGCCGACAGGGTGGCCATGGTCCGGCCATGGAAGCTGCCCTCCATGACGATCACCGTAGGTTTGGCAATCCCTTTGCGGTTGCCGTAAAGGCGCGCAATCTTGATGGCGGCTTCGTTGGCCTCGGCGCCGGAATTGGAGAAGAAGGCGCCCTGCATGCCGCTGATTTCGCACAGTCGCTCTGCCAGGGCTTCCTGGGCAGGGATTCGGTACAGGTTGGAGGTATGCACCAGCTGCCCGGCCTGTTCGGCCAGGGTTCGGCTCACCGCCGGATGGCAGTGTCCCAGGTTGCAGACCGCGATGCCGGAAATGGCATCCATGTACTTGTCGCCGTTCTCGTCGAACAGCCACACCCCTTCACCGCGCACAAACGCCACTGGCTGACGAGCGTAGGTGGGAATCAAATATTGCGACATAGCAGGCTAATTAATAGTTAATAAAGCATGATTAATAACGGAACAGAACGGTTTTTCAGAAGGTTCAGCATCCGCCTCAAACAAAAAACGGCAGCCCAAGGCTGCCGGAATCACCGATAATAGCGCAGTTTCCGGCCAATAGTTAATAGTTGATGCCCCGGAAGAACAGCGGCAGACTGCCCCGTGTCGATGGTTTTAGCTATTAACTATTCACTATTAATTATTCATTGGCCTTATGAATCCCGTCCAGCTCAGTATTTTCGCCAACCGCCTTTCCGGTATCTGTGATGAGATGGGGGCGGTGCTGCGGCTCAGTGCCCTGTCACCCAATATCAAGGACCGGCTGGATTTCTCCTGTGCCATTTTTGATGCAGCGGGGCGTCTTTGTGCCCAGGCGGCACACATTCCCGTCCACCTTGGCTCCATGGCCTACGCCATGGCCGACCTGGTCAGTGGGCGCCGCTGGGCGCAAGGCGATTTGCTGGTGGTAAACGATCCCTACCTGGGAGGGACCCATCTACCCGATGTGACCGTGGTTGCGCCGGTATTTTGCGGCGATGAGCTGATCGGCTTCGCGGTCACCCGTGCCCACCATGCCAATATTGGTGCCCATAGCCCCGGCTCCATGCCTGTCTCCACCCATCTTGAACAGGAAGGCCTGGTGATTTCGCCCACCCTGATTAAGCAGGCAGGGCAATGGCAGATCCCTTTCTGCCGCCGCCTGGCCGGGTTGCAAACGGGGCAGGGCGAGAATGTTCTCCCGGTCGAAAATGTCCGGTTCGGGGATTTTGCTGCCCAGGCCAGTGCCTGTGAGGCGGGCGCCCGTCGCCTGGGGGAGCTGGCGGCAGGTCGGGAGGGGCTGAAGCAGGCTTTTGATGCGCTCAACGCCTACGGAGAAAGGCGCGCACGGGCTCGCATTGCGGCCTTGCCGGATGGTGAATATCACTTCCAGGACGTAATGGATGATGATGGTCAGGGACAGCGGGATATTGTCATCGCCCTGACTCTGCGTATTAAGGGCGATAGTGCCTCGCTGGACTTTACCGGCACGGCAGCGCAGGTGGCGGGCAACATCAATTGTCCGTTATCGGTGGCCGCGGCAGCGGCCTACTACTGTTTTCGCTGCCTGATGGACGATGATGTCCCTGCTTGTGCCGGTCTTTTCCGCCCCATCAGCCTGTTCGCGCCGGAGGGGTCGTTGCTCAATGCGCGTCGCCCGGCGGCGGTGGCGGCGGGTAACGTGGAGACCAGCTCCAGAGTGGTGGATGTGGTACTCGGGGCACTGGCACAGGCCGCTCCCGGGGCGATACCGGCTGCCAGCCAGGGCACCATGAATAATGTGGCCATGGGGGCGGTCGGAGAGCAGGGCTGGGATTATTACGAAACCATGGCCGGCGGTGCGGGCGCTCATGCGGGCGGAGCGGGGCTGTCTGCCGTGCATACCCACATGACGAACACGCTGAATACGCCTATTGAGAGTCTGGAGTCGCATTACCCTCTGCGCGTCCTGCGGTACGGCATTCGGCGTGCCAGTGGCGGGGCAGGGCTTCACCGCGGCGGTGACGGCATCGTCAGGGAGCTGGAGTTCCTTGGGCCGGCCAGTTTTACCCTGCTGACCGAGCGTCGCGGCCACCGGCCATGGGGCTTGCAGGGCGGCGAGGCGGGGGCGCCGGGGGAAAACCGCTTGAACAATCTGCTGCTGCCCCCCAAATATGAGGGGCAGGCCAGAATCGGTGATCGCCTGACAATCGCTTCACCCGGAGGTGGCGGTTATGGTGCCAATGAATGATACAATGCGCCATCGCGCGATGGCCTGTGAGCCACACGCAACGGCATTTAACGTGATACAGGTGAAGTAATGGATGTTTTAGAGGTCATCAAAGACCAGATCGGCAAGAACCCGGTAATTCTTTACATGAAGGGTACGCCCCAGTTCCCTCAGTGCGGTTTCTCCGCCCAGGTGGTGGAAGCCATGACCGCCGTTGGTAAGCCGTTCGCGTATGTGAATATTCTGGAAGCGCCGGAAATTCGCCAGACCCTGAAAGAGTATGCCAACTGGCCGACCTATCCGCAGTTGTGGGTGAAGGGTGAGCTCGTGGGGGGCTGCGATATCATCATGGATATGTACCGGGCCGGTCAGCTGAAAACCCTCGTCGAAGAGGCTTCCGAGGACGCTGACGAGTCCACTTCTTGACTTGAATCAAGTTCGCAGCTTTTTTACAAATTTCGCTCGAATTGGATTCACACTAAAAAGCCCGGCATATGTCGGGCTTTTTTGTTGTTTGTGTGCCTTTTCCGTATTAAGAATTAGTTTCAATTGCATTCGTTTTTACAGTACAGTGCGCGCCATTGAATTTGTTCATCGTCAAACTTTGGGAAGGAAGACACATGTTCAAGCGCACCGTTCTGGCCATGGCCATTTCCGCTGTACCTTTTGCTGCTCAGGCTGAGCAGTCCGCCGAAGACCTGCAAAAGCAGATCGATATCCTGGCTCAGGAAATCGAGTCCCTGAAAGAAAATGGCACTTCCGGTTCCAGCAATGTTCTGGACAAGCTCAGCATCGGTGGTTATGGCGAGATTCACTACAACAACTACACCGAGCGCGACAACAACGACCAGATCGATGCTCACCGCTACGTGCTGTACTTCGGCTATGACTACAACGACAAAGTGCGTTTCTTCTCCGAATTCGAGCTGGAGCACAGCCTTGCCGGTGAGGGCAAGCCGGGTGAGGTGGAGCTGGAGCAGGCGTACATCGAAATCGACACTACAGCGAATACCAAGCTGAGACTGGGTCAGTTCCTGGTGCCGGTGGGCATCCTCAACGAAACCCACGAGCCGGATACTTTCTACGGTGTGGAGCGTAATAACCTGGAAAGCAAGATTGTGCCCGCGACCTGGTGGGAAGCCGGTGCCATGTTCAGCCAGGATCTGGGTGGCGGTCTGACCTACGACATCGCTGGTCACTCTGGCCTGAACATGTTCAAGGCGGGTGGTACTCCCAACAAGATCCGCAGCGGTCGTCAGAAGGTCGCGGAGGCTAACGGTAACAAGGGCGCCATGACCGGTCGTGTGCGTTATGCCGGTATCCCGGGGCTGGATATGGCTGCCAGTGTTCAGTACCAGCAGGATGTATTCCAGGCTGCCCAGGGTTTCGACACCGTTTCCGGTGTTCTGGTTGAAGCCCATGCCCGTTACAGCATTGCCGGTGCCACCTTCACCATTCAGCACGCGGAGTGGGAGTTTGATGAGGAAATCGGTGTCGAAGCGGCTGAAGAGCAGAGCGGCCTGATGGCGGAAGTTTCCTACAAGCTCACCGAAAAGTTTGGTGTGTTTGCCCGTCATACCGAGCTGGACTGGAACGACGGCGGTGCGGATCTTGAAAATACCGAGCGTACCGACAGCACTGCGGGTGTGAACTACTGGATCGTTCCCCGTGTGGCGCTGAAGGCGGACTACACTGATGTGCACTATGACACCGATGGCAAAGACAACGATGCCGACGACAATGTCAGCATTGGTATCGGCTGGAGCTTCTAAGCCTTGTTGATGCGAGTGTTCGCCAAGGCAGCAGGGTGGGCTTTGCTCACCCTGCTGTTCTGCGCTTCTGTTTCTGCGCAGGCGGAAGATGTTTATCTTTCCGTACCTGATTTCCTGTCCGAACAGTATGAGACTGTGCCCAAGCCTGCCATGTTGTGGCTGGACGAAGCACAGCGAAAAGACGCCGAATCGGTGTCTGGCGAAGACCCCGGTTTTCGTCAGCGCTATTGGTTGTCTGACCAGAAATCGTCCTGGGTGATCAATGTGATTGGCCGGGATCATCCCATTACCCTTGGTATCAGCGTCAAAGACGGTAGAATTGCCGCCTTGCGAGTGCTGATCTATCGGGAATCCCGGGGTTGGGAAGTGCGACACCCCTTCTTTACCCGCCAGTTTGATCAGGCCGCAATGGATAACGGCAAGCTGGACCGGGGTATCGATAACATCACCGGTGCAACGCTTTCGGTGAATGCCCTGCAGCGTGCCGCCAGGCTGGCACTGTGGCTGGACAGCCAGCTGCCACAAGAATAACTCTCCGTATTCAGGGGGCTGGATGGCTGTAAGAAAACCTACCCGCCAGTGGCGTCGGTGGCACCGCTGGCTTGGTCTGGTGGTGGCAGTGCCGGTGCTGGTCCTGTCCGTCACAGGCGTACTGCTCAATCACATTGAATCCCTGGGCTGGTCCAATCAGCCCATGTCGCCGTGGCTGGCCCGCTGGTATGGCGCTCCGGTCCCCTCCGATGTCACCGGTTTCTCCCTGAATGACCGCTGGTATGCGCAGCTGAACGAACGGCTATATATCGATGGCGAGGATACCCTGCATTGTCCGCCTCCCCTGCAAGGGGTGGTGGACCATAACGGGATGCTGGTGGTGGGATGTGGCCAGGAGATGCTGTTGCTGGATGGTAATGGGCAGCTGGTCGAGCGGATTGGTGCGGCCTATGGGTTGCCCGCGTTCACTCGCATGGGGGGTGATGGTAAAAGCCTCGTCCTCGATACAGGAGAGGGTCTGCTGAATTTCGATGTGGATCAGCTGGTTACGTCACCTCATCAGGGGCCGTGGCAAGCCAGTGAAGCCGTGGCATTGCCAGACCAGCTGAAGCAGGCACTGATCAACCAGAGCGTTCCGCCCTCATTGAACTGGCAGCGCTTCCTGCTGGATCTGCATGCCGGACGCATCGCCGGGCTGGCGGGGCAGCTGATCATGGATCTGGCAGCGCTGATTCTCATTGTTCTGGCGGTGACCGGCACGGTCATCTGGGGCAGAACTCGGCGCTAGCTGGCTACAAAATGACCGCTTGGTTGGAAATTGTGGCAAAGCCGGTTGCATGGCGCCCAGTAATCCTCATGATATAGCTCAGTTTTCGGGGGGCGTGTTGTCGCCCGGTTCAACCTACTCTCAAGGAGAAAAACATGGCCGTTCTGGTTGGTAAGCCCGCACCGGATTTCACCGTTCCTGCTGTACTGGGCGATGGCAGCATCGTTGACTCATTCACCCTGTCCGAAGCCATCAAGGGCAAGTACGGCCTGGTATTCTTCTATCCGCTGGACTTCACCTTCGTCTGCCCGTCCGAGTTGATCGCTCTGGATCACCGCATGGACGCTTTCAAGGAGCGTGGCGTGGAAGTGATCGGTGTGTCCATCGACAGCCACTTTACCCACAATGCATGGCGTAACACGCCTATCAACGAAGGTGGTATCGGTCCGGTTAAATACACCCTGGCCGCTGACATGAACCACACCATTGCCCAGTCCTACGACGTTGAGTCCGAAGGCGGCATGGCTTTCCGTGGCGTTTTCCTGATCGACCAGAACGGCGTGGTGCGCAGCCAGATCGTTAACGACCTGCCGCTGGGTCGTAACATGGAAGAGCTGATTCGTCTGGTTGACGCTCTGCAGTTCCACGAAGAGCACGGCGAAGTATGCCCGGCAGGCTGGCAGAAAGGCGATTCCGGCATGAACGCTTCTCCGGAAGGTGTTGCCGAGTACCTGTCTGGTAACGCAGACAAGCTGTAAAAAGCGCAAGCACAAAAAAAGGGCCGCTCTTTAGCGGCCTTTTTTTTGCCTGCTCGCTGGACGCCTGGTGCCGGACGCTTGACGCGGAAATCGAGTCAACTCACTGCGCAGCGTCAGGCGTCAGGCGTTTTTTCAATCCAGTGCTTTCGCCAGCGTTGGCGGCATCTCGCCGGGCGGCGGAGGTGGCCAGCCGCCCAGATCGCGGAAGCGGTTCACCATGGAGCAGAAAAGCTCAGCGGTGCGGGTGGCATCGTAGAGGGCGGAGTGGGCTTCGCGCTGACTGAAGCGGATACCGGCGGCTTCGCATGCCTTGGCCAGCACGGTCTGACCGTACACCAGCCCTGCCAGTGCGGCAGTATCAAAACTGGAGAACGGGTGGAACGGGTTGCGCTTCACCTCATTACGCTCTGCGGCTGCGTTGAGAAAGCCCAGATCGAAGAAGCTGTTATGGCCCACCAGTACGGCCCGGTTGCAGCCGTGCTTCTTGATGGCCTTGCGAACCGGCTCGAATACCCCTTTAAGGGCGGTGTCTTCCGTCACCGCACCGCGTAGCGGGTTGTGGGGGTCGATACCGGTAAAATCCAGAGCCGCCTGCTCAATGTTGGCGCCAGGAAAAGGGTCGACGTGGAACTGGATACGGGTGGAAGGGCGAAGATAGCCCTGGGCGTCCATATCAATCAGAACTGCGGCGATTTCCAGCAAGGCATCGGTACTGGCATTGAATCCCCCGGTTTCCACATCGATGACAACCGGCAGAAAGCCACGAAACCGCAGCGCCAGGCTGGGGTGCATATCGCTCATGATGACTCCAACAGACAAAATACCCCGGTCACCCCCTCCGGGGCGCCGGGAAACGGCTATGCTACCGGAATCCCGCCGGTCGTGACAGGTGACGACGCCACTGAGTGACGGGTACAATACGCCCCCTCGATTCACCGGGTGGCCTGAACACGCGCTGCAGGTCGCTCAATTGCGGAGTCTTTCAATGTCCAAGATCAACAAGGTAGTGCTGGCCTATTCCGGCGGTCTCGATACTTCGGTAATCGTTAAATGGCTGCAGGATACCTATGACTGTGAGGTGGTGACCTTTACCGCTGATATCGGCCAGGGCGAAGAAGTGGAGCCGGCCCGCGCCAAGGCACAAGCCATGGGTGTGAAGGAAATCTACATTGAAGACCTGCGCGAAGAATTTGTCCGTGACTACGTTTTCCCGATGTTCCGCGCCAACACCATCTATGAAGGTGAGTACCTGCTGGGCACTTCCATCGCGCGCCCTCTGATCGCCAAGCGTCTGGTGGAAATCGCTGAGGAAACCGGCGCTGACGCCATCTCCCACGGTGCCACCGGCAAGGGTAACGACCAGGTGCGTTTCGAACTGGGCGCCTATGCACTGGCCCCCGGTATTCAGGTCATCGCGCCGTGGCGTGAGTGGGACCTGAACTCCCGCGAAAAGCTGATGGCCTATTGTGAAGAGCGCAATATCC
The nucleotide sequence above comes from Alcanivorax sediminis. Encoded proteins:
- the rnt gene encoding ribonuclease T, which translates into the protein MSDMHPSLALRFRGFLPVVIDVETGGFNASTDALLEIAAVLIDMDAQGYLRPSTRIQFHVDPFPGANIEQAALDFTGIDPHNPLRGAVTEDTALKGVFEPVRKAIKKHGCNRAVLVGHNSFFDLGFLNAAAERNEVKRNPFHPFSSFDTAALAGLVYGQTVLAKACEAAGIRFSQREAHSALYDATRTAELFCSMVNRFRDLGGWPPPPPGEMPPTLAKALD
- a CDS encoding hydantoinase B/oxoprolinase family protein; translated protein: MNPVQLSIFANRLSGICDEMGAVLRLSALSPNIKDRLDFSCAIFDAAGRLCAQAAHIPVHLGSMAYAMADLVSGRRWAQGDLLVVNDPYLGGTHLPDVTVVAPVFCGDELIGFAVTRAHHANIGAHSPGSMPVSTHLEQEGLVISPTLIKQAGQWQIPFCRRLAGLQTGQGENVLPVENVRFGDFAAQASACEAGARRLGELAAGREGLKQAFDALNAYGERRARARIAALPDGEYHFQDVMDDDGQGQRDIVIALTLRIKGDSASLDFTGTAAQVAGNINCPLSVAAAAAYYCFRCLMDDDVPACAGLFRPISLFAPEGSLLNARRPAAVAAGNVETSSRVVDVVLGALAQAAPGAIPAASQGTMNNVAMGAVGEQGWDYYETMAGGAGAHAGGAGLSAVHTHMTNTLNTPIESLESHYPLRVLRYGIRRASGGAGLHRGGDGIVRELEFLGPASFTLLTERRGHRPWGLQGGEAGAPGENRLNNLLLPPKYEGQARIGDRLTIASPGGGGYGANE
- a CDS encoding peroxiredoxin; translated protein: MAVLVGKPAPDFTVPAVLGDGSIVDSFTLSEAIKGKYGLVFFYPLDFTFVCPSELIALDHRMDAFKERGVEVIGVSIDSHFTHNAWRNTPINEGGIGPVKYTLAADMNHTIAQSYDVESEGGMAFRGVFLIDQNGVVRSQIVNDLPLGRNMEELIRLVDALQFHEEHGEVCPAGWQKGDSGMNASPEGVAEYLSGNADKL
- a CDS encoding PepSY domain-containing protein — translated: MAVRKPTRQWRRWHRWLGLVVAVPVLVLSVTGVLLNHIESLGWSNQPMSPWLARWYGAPVPSDVTGFSLNDRWYAQLNERLYIDGEDTLHCPPPLQGVVDHNGMLVVGCGQEMLLLDGNGQLVERIGAAYGLPAFTRMGGDGKSLVLDTGEGLLNFDVDQLVTSPHQGPWQASEAVALPDQLKQALINQSVPPSLNWQRFLLDLHAGRIAGLAGQLIMDLAALILIVLAVTGTVIWGRTRR
- a CDS encoding aspartate aminotransferase family protein — encoded protein: MSQYLIPTYARQPVAFVRGEGVWLFDENGDKYMDAISGIAVCNLGHCHPAVSRTLAEQAGQLVHTSNLYRIPAQEALAERLCEISGMQGAFFSNSGAEANEAAIKIARLYGNRKGIAKPTVIVMEGSFHGRTMATLSATGNSKVQEGFTPLVEGFVRVPFNDVAAVEALATSNEIVAVLVEPVQGEGGINIPDAGYLQALRQLCDQQDWLLMLDEIQSGNGRTGHYFACMGDGVLPDVLTTAKGLGNGFPIGACLVAGKAADVLSPGTHGSTYGGNPLGCATALTVVNTLTNEVIGDVATKGAQLKAAFQAALADVALVTEIRQKGLMLGIQLDRPCGELVASAREAGLLINVTAGSVIRLLPPLVINDAEMQTLVDGLSAIIHSFANAQEVA
- a CDS encoding porin, yielding MFKRTVLAMAISAVPFAAQAEQSAEDLQKQIDILAQEIESLKENGTSGSSNVLDKLSIGGYGEIHYNNYTERDNNDQIDAHRYVLYFGYDYNDKVRFFSEFELEHSLAGEGKPGEVELEQAYIEIDTTANTKLRLGQFLVPVGILNETHEPDTFYGVERNNLESKIVPATWWEAGAMFSQDLGGGLTYDIAGHSGLNMFKAGGTPNKIRSGRQKVAEANGNKGAMTGRVRYAGIPGLDMAASVQYQQDVFQAAQGFDTVSGVLVEAHARYSIAGATFTIQHAEWEFDEEIGVEAAEEQSGLMAEVSYKLTEKFGVFARHTELDWNDGGADLENTERTDSTAGVNYWIVPRVALKADYTDVHYDTDGKDNDADDNVSIGIGWSF
- the grxD gene encoding Grx4 family monothiol glutaredoxin, with product MDVLEVIKDQIGKNPVILYMKGTPQFPQCGFSAQVVEAMTAVGKPFAYVNILEAPEIRQTLKEYANWPTYPQLWVKGELVGGCDIIMDMYRAGQLKTLVEEASEDADESTS
- a CDS encoding FMN-binding protein, encoding MRVFAKAAGWALLTLLFCASVSAQAEDVYLSVPDFLSEQYETVPKPAMLWLDEAQRKDAESVSGEDPGFRQRYWLSDQKSSWVINVIGRDHPITLGISVKDGRIAALRVLIYRESRGWEVRHPFFTRQFDQAAMDNGKLDRGIDNITGATLSVNALQRAARLALWLDSQLPQE